The following are encoded in a window of Dioscorea cayenensis subsp. rotundata cultivar TDr96_F1 chromosome 16, TDr96_F1_v2_PseudoChromosome.rev07_lg8_w22 25.fasta, whole genome shotgun sequence genomic DNA:
- the LOC120279612 gene encoding LOW QUALITY PROTEIN: probable trehalase (The sequence of the model RefSeq protein was modified relative to this genomic sequence to represent the inferred CDS: deleted 1 base in 1 codon): MQLCSPSSTINGSSADAGTMLPTSPLVSFLQSLQSAALKTFGPNSFDPKLYVDLPLKHSLAATKAAFSDLTQSPCDGKIPATELKVFLARYFEEAGSDLVLALPVDFVPEPAAFLPNVENPIVRAWALEVHSLWKNLSRRVSDSVKDHPEMHTLLPLPEPVVVPGSRFREVYYWDSYWTIRGLLASKMYDTAKAIVCNLISLIDTYGHVLNGARSYYSNRSQPPLLSSMVFDIYKRTGELALVKKALPALLKEHHFWNSGIHKVAIKDVHGRRHTLSRYYAMWNKPRPESATTDEESASKLSNDVEKEKFYRELASTAESGWDFSSRWMSNSSDLTTLSTTSILPVDLNAFLFKMEHDISFFAELVGDGFTSEKFMKASKARYAAMKSIFWNATMEQWLDYWLIDQSDDELVHQWKAENQNRNIFASNFIPVWMETYSSDRTNVNKIVNSLKRSGLVHAAGIATSLSNTGEQWDFPNGWAPLQHMIAEGLAKSGSMKARSVAEDIAIKWIKTNYAAYNTTGTMHEKYDVESCGKIGGGGEYKPQTGFGWSNGVVLAFLEEFGWPLDRDIDC; the protein is encoded by the exons ATGCAGCTGTGCAGCCCGTCCTCCACCATCAATGGCTCCAGCGCCGATGCCGGCACGATGCTGCCGACCAGTCCTCTCGTTTCTTTTCTTCAATCTCTCCAATCGGCGGCGCTGAAGACCTTTGGACCGAACTCCTTCGATCCGAAGCTCTATGTTGATCTCCCTCTCAAGCATAGCCTCGCCGCCACCAAGGCCGCCTTCTCGGATCTCACTCAGTCGCCGTGCGATGGCAAAATCCCTGCTACGGAGCTCAAGGTATTCTTGGCCCGGTACTTCGAGGAGGCTGGATCTGATCTGGTGCTTGCTTTGCCGGTGGATTTTGTTCCCGAACCGGCGGCCTTTTTGCCGAATGTGGAGAATCCGATTGTTAGGGCTTGGGCTCTGGAGGTGCATTCTTTGTGGAAGAATTTGAGCCGCAGGGTTTCCGATTCGGTGAAGGATCATCCGGAGATGCATACATTGTTGCCGCTGCCGGAGCCGGTGGTGGTGCCGGGATCTCGCTTCCGTGAGGTTTATTACTGGGACTCGTATTGGACTATCAG GGGCTTACTAGCAAGCAAAATGTATGATACCGCAAAGGCTATAGTCTGTAATCTTATTTCCCTTATTGATACTTATGGCCATGTCCTGAATGGAGCAAGGTCCTACTACAGTAACAGGAG CCAACCTCCCCTATTGAGTTCAATGGTTTTT GATATATACAAAAGAACTGGTGAGCTGGCACTTGTGAAGAAGGCTCTGCCGGCACTGCTCAAAGAACATCACTTCTGGAATTCAg GAATTCATAAAGTGGCAATTAAGGATGTTCATGGACGCAGACACACTTTGAGCAGGTATTATGCAATGTGGAACAAACCTCGGCCAGAAAGTGCAACGACT GATGAGGAATCAGCTTCTAAACTATCAAATGATGTTGAGAAGGAAAAGTTTTACCGTGAGCTTGCTTCGACTGCAGAATCTGGCTGGGATTTTAGCTCACGGTGGATGAG CAACTCGTCTGACTTAACAACTTTGTCAACAACATCAATTTTACCTGTAGACCTAAATGCATTCCTTTTCAAG ATGGAGCATGATATTTCCTTCTTTGCTGAACTTGTTGGAGATGGTTTTACATCAGAGAAATTCATGAAGGCTTCAAAAGCACGGTATGCAGCTATGAAGTCCATATTTTGGAATGCAACTATGGAACAATGGCTTGACTATTGGCTTATTGACCAGAGTGATGATGAG TTGGTGCATCAATGGAAAGCTGAAAATCAAAACCGCAACATTTTTGCATCAAACTTCATTCCCGTGTGGATGGAGACATATTCTTCAG ACCGAACAAATGTGAATAAGATTGTGAACAGTCTCAAAAGGTCAGGTCTTGTTCATGCTGCTGGAATTGCAACTTCATTATCAAACACAGGGGAACAGTG GGATTTTCCAAATGGTTGGGCTCCATTGCAACATATGATTGCAGAAGGCTTGGCCAAATCAGGATCAATGAAAGCAAGGTCTGTCGCTGAGGATATTGCCATAAAATGGATCAAAACAAATTATGCTGCTTACAATACAACTGGTACCATGCACGAAAAGTATGACGTAGAGTCGTGTGGAAAGATTGGTGGCGGCGGTGAATATAAACCTCAG ACGGGGTTTGGGTGGTCCAATGGAGTAGTACTGGCATTTCTAGAAGAATTTGGATGGCCTCTTGACAGGGACATTGATTGCTAA